Proteins from one Clupea harengus chromosome 17, Ch_v2.0.2, whole genome shotgun sequence genomic window:
- the LOC122133637 gene encoding uncharacterized protein LOC122133637 yields MSTCSVQDLAALSATRGSHLLFDTCAPSCPEKADVCDGDGNDVFTEIVFPTGYDDLDTGEDIWNSTDLSLDEKRDLVALLQSKNRQMKINADLQEAFNAREDSNDDLEIQNIALKDHIKSLNQSVLDREQLVHEMDDIHAALAEKERDTNSLTASIRKLEKEKKAMTDQITSINNEMSDILPKRETDKKKITDMSQVVQAFEQAIEEVRVQLAETDEIIHQSSV; encoded by the exons ATGTCTACCTGTTCCGTTCAAGACCTGGCAGCACTTTCTGCTACCAGGGGTTCACACCTGCTGTTTGATACGTGCGCACCAAGTTGTCCTGAAAAAGCTGACGTCTGCGATGGAGACGGAAACGATG TATTTACAGAGATTGTATTCCCCACGGGGTATGATGATCTGGATACAGGAGAGGACATCTGGAACTCCACAgatct aaGCCTGGATGAGAAAAGAGACTTGGTGGCACTTCTACAGAGCAAGAACCGCCAGATGAAGATCAATGCTGATCTGCAGGAGGCTTTCAATGCACGTGAGGACTCAAATGATGACCTGGAAATTCAAAACATTGCTCTCAAGGACCACATCAAAAG TTTGAATCAGTCTGTTCTGGATAGAGAACAATTAGTGCATGAAATGGATGATATTCATGCTGCACTtgctgagaaggagagggacactAACAGCCTTACAGCCAGCATCAGAAAGCTG gaaaaagagaaaaaagccaTGACTGACCAGATTACATCCATCAACAATGAG ATGTCTGATATTTTGCCAAAGAGAGAAACGGACAAGAAAAAGATAACTGATATGAGTCAAGTGGTTCAGGCTTTCGAG CAAGCGATCGAGGAGGTGAGAGTGCAGCTTGCTGAAACAGATGAAATAATTCACCAA AGTAGTGTCTAG